One window of the Corynebacterium glutamicum ATCC 13032 genome contains the following:
- a CDS encoding ABC-F family ATP-binding cassette domain-containing protein has protein sequence MRTFAAYIAIDGLSFSYPNTHVLSDISLTVANGDIAGLIGENGAGKSTLLSLIAGVMEPDQGRIYLPERTGFIAQETDLPFEQPVQSLIDAAVAPVRAVDAAITDLSTKLGDASLSAEEQAQVATDFDAALGAAEELGLWELDARIETIVAGLGLAEVDRSTPIGELSGGQRRRFALAALLLEPHDALIFDEPTNHLDDTAVDFLISEISRFKGPVLIASHDRFFLDSVCTELIDLDPALGPEGGSGEEVKQAVSFGGGFSEYIKERETRRTRWAQLYTAQETEREKLEETTGTTESDIFHSSVSKSEAKITAKFYADRAAKTQGNRVRSAKNRLKELERYEIPAPPKPLEFQGIPEASGNGHGETLEVRAIAVENRLQPLTFHIDPGDHILVEGPNGVGKSTLLSVLEGVLEPTEGELIVPEGLKVARLKQDDQWTEKQLNTPVDELFAALSKGPVGLNLVEMGLLRETSQSSPLRALSLGQRRRVSLGLILASPPDLLLLDEPTNHLSLALSEELESAIEKFPGRVILASHDRWIRKRWTGKKISLSR, from the coding sequence ATGCGCACTTTTGCCGCTTATATTGCCATTGATGGCCTCAGCTTTTCCTACCCCAACACCCACGTTTTAAGCGATATTTCGCTCACCGTTGCCAATGGCGATATCGCCGGACTGATTGGTGAAAACGGCGCAGGAAAATCCACCCTGCTCAGCCTCATCGCTGGCGTCATGGAACCCGACCAGGGCAGGATTTACCTCCCCGAACGCACCGGATTCATCGCCCAAGAAACAGACTTACCGTTTGAACAACCCGTGCAGTCGCTTATCGACGCCGCCGTCGCCCCAGTGCGCGCGGTCGATGCCGCGATTACAGATTTGTCCACCAAGCTTGGCGACGCCTCCCTCAGCGCCGAAGAGCAGGCGCAAGTCGCCACAGATTTCGATGCAGCGCTAGGCGCTGCAGAAGAACTCGGACTGTGGGAATTAGATGCACGTATTGAAACCATCGTCGCGGGTCTCGGCCTTGCCGAGGTGGATCGCAGCACTCCCATTGGTGAGCTTTCCGGCGGTCAGCGCCGCAGATTCGCATTGGCAGCGCTGCTGTTGGAACCACACGATGCTCTGATTTTCGATGAGCCCACCAACCACCTCGACGACACAGCCGTAGATTTCCTCATCTCGGAGATTTCCCGTTTCAAAGGTCCAGTGCTGATCGCCAGCCACGATCGCTTCTTCCTCGACTCCGTCTGTACCGAGTTAATCGACCTCGATCCTGCACTTGGACCTGAGGGCGGATCCGGCGAAGAAGTAAAACAAGCCGTGTCTTTTGGTGGTGGATTTTCTGAATACATCAAAGAACGCGAGACCCGCCGCACCCGCTGGGCTCAGTTGTACACCGCACAAGAAACCGAGCGGGAAAAACTCGAAGAAACCACCGGCACCACCGAATCGGATATTTTCCACAGCTCGGTTTCCAAATCGGAAGCTAAAATCACCGCGAAATTTTACGCAGACCGGGCAGCTAAAACTCAAGGCAACCGCGTCCGCTCCGCCAAAAACCGCCTGAAGGAATTGGAACGCTATGAAATCCCAGCACCTCCAAAGCCACTGGAATTCCAAGGCATCCCAGAAGCCTCCGGAAACGGTCACGGTGAAACACTAGAAGTGCGGGCTATTGCTGTGGAAAACAGGCTTCAACCCTTGACTTTCCACATCGATCCCGGCGACCACATCCTGGTCGAAGGCCCCAACGGTGTCGGTAAATCCACCCTGCTGAGCGTTCTGGAAGGCGTGCTTGAACCAACCGAAGGTGAATTGATCGTCCCCGAAGGGCTGAAAGTTGCGCGCCTGAAACAGGACGATCAGTGGACGGAAAAGCAGTTGAACACCCCCGTCGACGAACTGTTCGCCGCCCTATCGAAAGGTCCGGTCGGACTCAACCTCGTGGAGATGGGGCTGTTGAGGGAGACGTCGCAAAGCAGCCCGCTACGGGCCCTATCGCTCGGCCAACGCCGGCGCGTCTCGCTCGGGCTCATCCTGGCGAGCCCACCAGATCTTTTGCTTCTTGACGAGCCCACCAACCACCTCTCCCTCGCGCTGAGCGAAGAACTCGAGTCGGCGATAGAAAAATTCCCCGGTCGCGTTATTCTGGCCAGCCACGATAGGTGGATCAGAAAACGTTGGACGGGGAAGAAAATCAGCCTGAGCCGTTAA
- a CDS encoding MerR family transcriptional regulator — protein sequence MLIGEVSKLSGVSARMLRHYEKLGLVEPKQSTAGYREYSEGDVRRIFHIEGLRSLGLSLKQVGDALEDPDFDPQAVISEMIAETSARISMERELLARLKAVRHAQASDWESALDAVQILRRLRSGDPAQRQAVAYDSVSGKEAVALETLVESALGESHLNAEGALSWAVVQRGEEAVALAARGLRSRDAAVRLRAVRIVASAPSAVADRVEWLRPMIRDPDALVRAETALALGKSGDESAVEQLVSMVLTGLRDVEAAELLAGFGEPVQLDVFKKFARTLDDEETMSPTRGRIAQALAEFNLAPVAFLVEQLVDDDNPTVAFTAAAIIKAKGLK from the coding sequence ATGCTGATCGGTGAGGTGTCCAAGCTCAGTGGGGTGAGTGCGCGCATGTTGCGGCACTACGAAAAGCTGGGTTTGGTCGAGCCGAAGCAGTCGACGGCGGGGTATCGGGAATACTCAGAAGGCGATGTGCGCAGGATTTTCCATATCGAAGGTTTGCGCAGCTTGGGTCTTAGTTTGAAGCAGGTTGGAGACGCGCTTGAGGATCCAGACTTTGATCCTCAGGCAGTCATTTCCGAGATGATTGCTGAGACTTCTGCGCGGATTTCTATGGAACGGGAGTTGCTTGCCAGGCTGAAAGCGGTGCGTCATGCGCAGGCCTCGGATTGGGAATCGGCGTTGGATGCGGTGCAGATTTTACGTCGCCTGCGATCGGGGGATCCGGCGCAACGTCAAGCCGTGGCCTATGACTCTGTCTCTGGTAAAGAAGCAGTTGCGCTAGAAACCTTGGTGGAATCGGCGCTCGGTGAGTCGCATTTGAACGCGGAGGGGGCGCTGTCGTGGGCGGTTGTGCAGCGTGGTGAGGAAGCTGTTGCATTGGCGGCACGAGGTTTGCGCTCAAGGGATGCGGCGGTGCGGCTGCGGGCTGTAAGGATTGTGGCGAGCGCGCCGAGTGCTGTTGCGGATCGAGTAGAGTGGCTACGGCCAATGATTCGCGATCCCGATGCTCTCGTGCGTGCTGAAACTGCGTTGGCGTTGGGAAAATCAGGCGATGAGAGTGCAGTTGAGCAGCTCGTGTCCATGGTTCTCACCGGTCTTCGGGACGTGGAGGCAGCCGAATTGCTTGCCGGATTTGGGGAGCCCGTGCAGTTAGATGTGTTCAAGAAATTTGCGCGGACGCTGGATGATGAGGAAACAATGTCCCCGACGCGTGGTCGGATTGCGCAAGCGTTGGCGGAGTTTAATCTTGCGCCTGTGGCGTTTTTGGTTGAGCAGCTAGTTGATGATGACAATCCGACGGTTGCTTTTACTGCGGCTGCGATTATCAAAGCCAAGGGGCTGAAGTAA
- a CDS encoding DNA polymerase IV, producing MQRWVLHIDMDAFFASCEQLTRPTLRGRPVLVGGVSGRGVVAGASYEARKFGARSAMPMHQAKARVGFGAVVVTPRHIVYSAASRRVFQIVEKRAGIVERLSIDEGFMEPEALVGATPEEVKQWAEELRAEIKEVTGLPSSVGAGSGKQIAKIGSGEAKPDGVFVVPVDKQHDLLDPLPVGALWGVGPVTGSKLASMGVETIGDLAALTQKEVEISLGATIGISLWNLARGIDDRPVEPRAEAKQISQEHTYEKDLLTRQQVDAAIIRSAEGAHRRLLKDGRGARTVSVKLRMADFRIESRSYTLSYATDDYATLEATAFRLARYPGEVGPIRLVGVSFSGLEESRQDILFPELDQQIIVPPAPDTDYEVGVQSSSSSESTQVEAPQDVALSMWCATQDVYHPEYGHGWVQGAGHGVVSVRFETRSTTKGRTKSFSMDDPDLTPADPLDSLDWADWFAENGETGDDE from the coding sequence ATGCAACGCTGGGTGCTTCACATCGATATGGATGCCTTCTTCGCATCCTGCGAACAACTGACCCGGCCCACTTTAAGAGGCCGCCCCGTCTTGGTCGGTGGAGTCTCCGGTAGGGGAGTTGTCGCCGGAGCATCCTATGAAGCCAGAAAATTTGGCGCCCGCTCAGCGATGCCCATGCACCAAGCCAAAGCCCGAGTAGGTTTTGGGGCAGTGGTGGTGACACCCCGTCATATCGTTTACTCCGCAGCCTCGCGCCGGGTGTTCCAAATCGTGGAAAAACGCGCCGGAATTGTCGAACGCCTCAGCATCGATGAAGGCTTCATGGAACCAGAGGCTCTCGTTGGAGCCACCCCAGAAGAGGTGAAACAGTGGGCGGAAGAATTACGCGCGGAAATTAAAGAAGTTACTGGCTTACCCTCCTCGGTTGGTGCTGGCTCCGGTAAGCAGATCGCCAAAATTGGTTCAGGCGAAGCAAAGCCAGATGGTGTGTTTGTCGTGCCAGTAGACAAGCAACATGACTTGCTTGATCCACTTCCTGTGGGCGCACTTTGGGGAGTGGGTCCTGTGACAGGCTCCAAGCTTGCCTCAATGGGGGTGGAAACAATTGGTGATCTAGCAGCGCTAACCCAAAAAGAAGTAGAAATCAGCCTCGGTGCAACCATCGGAATATCACTGTGGAACCTTGCCCGAGGAATCGACGACCGCCCTGTGGAACCCCGCGCCGAAGCAAAACAGATCTCCCAAGAGCACACCTATGAAAAAGACCTCCTCACCAGGCAACAAGTAGATGCTGCCATCATTCGATCAGCCGAAGGCGCACACCGACGGCTCCTCAAAGACGGACGCGGTGCCAGAACTGTCAGCGTGAAACTGCGGATGGCCGACTTTCGTATTGAGTCTCGTTCCTACACCTTGTCCTATGCCACCGATGATTACGCAACTCTTGAGGCAACAGCATTCCGACTTGCCCGCTACCCCGGAGAAGTAGGCCCCATCCGCCTTGTCGGAGTAAGTTTTTCTGGTTTGGAAGAATCCCGCCAAGACATCCTCTTCCCGGAACTTGACCAACAAATCATCGTACCACCAGCACCCGACACCGATTATGAGGTAGGCGTGCAATCCTCTTCTAGTTCCGAAAGTACTCAAGTTGAAGCGCCGCAAGATGTCGCGTTGAGTATGTGGTGCGCAACGCAAGATGTCTACCACCCAGAATATGGCCACGGTTGGGTACAAGGTGCCGGTCACGGTGTTGTATCAGTACGTTTTGAAACCCGCAGCACCACAAAAGGGCGAACTAAAAGTTTTTCCATGGATGACCCGGACCTCACCCCGGCAGACCCTCTAGATAGTTTGGATTGGGCTGACTGGTTTGCTGAAAATGGTGAAACGGGGGATGACGAATAG
- a CDS encoding asparaginase produces the protein MSKQHSTPLNNDEEHTSAPQKVAVITTGGTIACTSDANGHLLPTVSGADLLAPIAPRFNGAQIAFEIHEINRLDSSSMTFEDLDSIIATVHKVLEDPDVVGVVVTHGTDSMEESAIAVDTFLDDPRPVIFTGAQKPFDHPEADGPNNLFEACLIASDPSARGIGALIVFGHAVIPARGCVKWHTSDELAFATNGPEEPERPDALPVAKLADVSVEIIPAYPGATGAMVEAAIAAGAQGLVVEAMGSGNVGSRMGDALGKALDAGIPVVMSTRVPRGEVSGVYGGAGGGATLAAKGAVGSRYFRAGQARILLAIAIATGAHPVTLY, from the coding sequence ATGTCGAAGCAGCACTCCACACCATTAAACAATGATGAAGAACACACTTCCGCTCCTCAAAAGGTTGCGGTAATCACCACGGGCGGAACCATCGCCTGTACTTCCGACGCAAATGGGCATCTGCTTCCCACCGTCAGCGGTGCAGACCTGCTTGCGCCAATCGCACCACGGTTCAATGGAGCGCAGATCGCTTTCGAAATCCACGAAATCAACCGCCTTGATTCCTCCTCCATGACGTTTGAGGATCTCGATTCCATCATCGCCACGGTTCATAAGGTGTTGGAGGATCCGGATGTTGTTGGCGTAGTAGTTACCCACGGCACCGATTCCATGGAAGAGTCCGCCATCGCCGTAGACACCTTCCTTGATGATCCCCGCCCAGTCATTTTCACCGGCGCCCAAAAACCCTTCGATCATCCCGAAGCCGACGGCCCAAACAACCTTTTCGAAGCCTGCCTCATCGCATCCGACCCCTCCGCTCGCGGAATTGGTGCACTCATTGTCTTCGGTCACGCCGTCATCCCTGCTCGCGGCTGCGTTAAATGGCACACCTCTGATGAGCTGGCGTTTGCAACCAACGGCCCTGAAGAACCAGAGCGCCCCGATGCGCTGCCCGTAGCTAAATTGGCGGATGTCTCTGTCGAAATCATCCCCGCATACCCTGGTGCCACCGGCGCAATGGTGGAAGCTGCCATCGCTGCCGGTGCTCAAGGACTTGTAGTGGAAGCAATGGGATCAGGCAATGTTGGTTCCCGCATGGGTGATGCCCTAGGTAAAGCACTTGACGCTGGAATTCCCGTGGTGATGAGCACTAGGGTTCCTCGTGGTGAAGTATCCGGAGTGTATGGCGGTGCAGGTGGAGGTGCGACTTTGGCTGCGAAGGGCGCTGTGGGATCTCGCTACTTCAGAGCTGGTCAGGCACGTATTTTGCTCGCGATTGCCATTGCGACGGGCGCACATCCGGTGACGCTTTACTAA
- the lspA gene encoding signal peptidase II, whose amino-acid sequence MVNVTSKDAGANVTPMSKKEKRTTVKQVVALMAAIVVVIASLDQIVKQIMLSWLEPGVPVPIIGDWFRFYLLFNPGAAFSMGGENSTWIFTTIQLSFVIGIAIYAPRIKHKWIAAGLALVAGGALGNVLDRLFRDPSFFFGHVVDYISVGNFAVFNIADASISCGVVVFLIGMFLEDRENAQHAKATDEKDEA is encoded by the coding sequence ATGGTCAACGTGACCTCAAAGGATGCAGGGGCAAACGTGACCCCCATGAGTAAGAAAGAAAAGAGGACAACCGTTAAACAGGTGGTTGCCTTGATGGCCGCCATCGTTGTGGTGATTGCGTCCCTAGACCAAATAGTCAAGCAGATTATGCTTAGTTGGTTGGAACCTGGCGTTCCCGTTCCCATCATTGGGGATTGGTTCCGCTTCTACCTCCTGTTTAACCCCGGAGCCGCATTTTCGATGGGTGGGGAAAACAGCACCTGGATCTTTACAACCATCCAGTTGAGCTTCGTCATCGGTATCGCAATTTATGCCCCACGCATCAAACACAAGTGGATCGCGGCAGGACTTGCCCTTGTTGCCGGTGGAGCCTTGGGAAACGTGTTGGACCGGTTGTTCAGAGATCCTTCCTTCTTCTTCGGACATGTTGTTGATTACATCTCCGTAGGAAACTTTGCAGTATTTAATATCGCCGATGCCTCGATTTCTTGCGGCGTCGTGGTGTTCCTGATCGGAATGTTCCTTGAGGACCGTGAAAACGCCCAGCATGCCAAAGCAACTGACGAGAAGGATGAGGCCTGA
- a CDS encoding RluA family pseudouridine synthase produces MNNRQSRTLPVPEGLAGMRVDAALSKLLGISRTVAAELATAGDVSVDGAVVGKSERLVADSMLDVLLPEPAAPLMPKEEIVPGLDILYSDDDVIAVNKPVGVAAHPTVGWEGPTVVGGLAAAGFRISTSGPPERKGIVQRLDVGTSGVMVVAASERGYTVLKRAFRDRTVDKTYHALVQGHPDPLTGTIEAPIGRHPSAGWRFAVTTEGKHAVTHYETLEAFQEATLLKIHLETGRTHQIRVHFSALHHPCCGDPMYGSDPALSERLGLNRQWLHAVSLGFNHPADGRWMEIVSPYPTDLQHALDVLREQ; encoded by the coding sequence ATGAACAACCGACAAAGCAGAACCCTTCCCGTACCAGAAGGACTGGCAGGCATGCGTGTGGACGCAGCACTGTCCAAGTTGCTGGGAATTTCACGCACCGTAGCTGCAGAACTCGCCACCGCCGGCGATGTCAGCGTTGATGGGGCTGTGGTAGGTAAAAGCGAGCGGCTCGTTGCCGATTCCATGCTGGATGTCTTGCTGCCTGAACCAGCAGCTCCGTTGATGCCCAAGGAAGAAATCGTTCCCGGCCTGGATATTTTGTACTCTGATGACGATGTCATCGCAGTCAACAAACCCGTCGGCGTGGCGGCACATCCCACCGTGGGTTGGGAAGGCCCAACTGTGGTGGGCGGACTTGCAGCTGCAGGTTTCCGCATTTCCACCTCCGGCCCACCAGAGCGCAAGGGTATTGTGCAGCGCCTTGACGTTGGCACGTCTGGCGTGATGGTGGTTGCTGCCTCTGAACGTGGATACACCGTGCTCAAGCGCGCTTTCCGGGACCGCACCGTGGACAAGACCTACCACGCGTTGGTGCAAGGCCACCCTGATCCGCTGACCGGAACCATCGAAGCACCGATCGGCCGCCACCCCTCAGCAGGTTGGCGTTTCGCAGTAACAACTGAAGGCAAACACGCCGTCACACACTACGAAACCCTGGAGGCCTTCCAAGAGGCAACCCTGCTGAAAATCCACCTGGAAACTGGCCGCACCCACCAGATCCGCGTGCATTTCTCCGCGCTGCACCACCCATGCTGTGGCGACCCCATGTACGGCTCTGATCCTGCGTTGTCCGAGCGCCTTGGCCTTAACCGTCAGTGGCTGCACGCCGTCTCGCTTGGATTCAACCACCCAGCAGATGGCCGATGGATGGAAATCGTCTCCCCATATCCAACTGATCTCCAACACGCTTTAGACGTTCTCCGCGAGCAATAA
- a CDS encoding EamA family transporter, which produces MNDAGLKTRNPVLAPILMVVNGVSLYAGAALAVGLFESFPPALVAWMRVAAAAVILLVLYRPAVRNFIGQTGFYAAVYGVSTLAMNITFYEAIARIPMGTAVAIEFLGPIAVAALGSKTLRDWAALVLAGIGVIIISGAQWSANSVGVMFALAAALLWAAYIIAGNRIAGDASSSRTGMAVGFTWASVLSLPLAIWWWPGLGATELTLIEVIGLALGLGVLSAVIPYGLDQIVLRMAGRSYFALLLAILPISAALMGALALGQMLSVAELVGIVLVVIAVALRRPS; this is translated from the coding sequence GTGAATGATGCTGGCTTGAAGACGCGAAACCCGGTGCTTGCCCCCATTTTGATGGTGGTTAACGGCGTGTCCCTTTATGCCGGAGCAGCGTTGGCGGTGGGGCTGTTTGAGAGTTTCCCACCCGCGTTGGTTGCGTGGATGCGAGTAGCAGCGGCTGCGGTGATTTTGCTTGTGCTGTATCGGCCTGCAGTGCGAAATTTTATTGGGCAGACCGGGTTTTATGCGGCGGTGTATGGCGTTTCCACGCTTGCCATGAACATCACGTTCTATGAGGCGATCGCCCGCATTCCGATGGGTACCGCGGTGGCCATTGAGTTCTTGGGACCTATTGCAGTGGCCGCGTTGGGCAGTAAGACGCTGCGGGATTGGGCTGCGTTGGTTTTAGCTGGCATCGGAGTGATAATTATTAGCGGTGCGCAGTGGTCGGCCAACAGCGTGGGCGTCATGTTTGCACTGGCAGCAGCATTACTGTGGGCTGCGTACATCATCGCGGGAAACCGCATTGCAGGCGATGCCTCCTCAAGTAGAACCGGCATGGCGGTGGGATTCACGTGGGCATCAGTGTTGTCTTTGCCGTTGGCGATCTGGTGGTGGCCGGGTCTGGGAGCAACGGAACTTACGTTAATCGAGGTCATCGGATTAGCACTTGGTTTGGGCGTGCTGTCGGCGGTGATTCCTTATGGCCTTGACCAGATTGTGCTCCGCATGGCCGGGCGATCCTACTTTGCGCTGCTCCTGGCTATTTTGCCGATCAGCGCCGCGCTCATGGGAGCGCTTGCGCTGGGCCAAATGTTGTCGGTGGCTGAGCTTGTCGGCATTGTGCTGGTTGTCATCGCAGTTGCTTTGCGACGCCCCTCCTAG
- the ileS gene encoding isoleucine--tRNA ligase: MSEAVGGVYPQVDLSGGSSRFPEMEENVLSYWKKDDTFQASIDQRDGAEDYVFYDGPPFANGLPHYGHLLTGYVKDIVPRYQTMRGYRVPRVFGWDTHGLPAELEAEKQLGIKDKGEIEAMGLAKFNEYCATSVLQYTKEWEEYVTRQARWVDFENGYKTMDLSFMESVIWAFKELYDKGLIYQGFRVLPYSWAEHTPLSNQETRLDDSYKLRQDPTLTVTFPVTGVVEGSSANAGLVGALALAWTTTPWTLPSNLALAVNPAVTYALVEVAEDGEAEFVGKRVLLAKDLVGSYAKELGAEAVIVSEHPGSELVGLTYEPIFGYFRDHANGFQILGAEYVTTEDGTGIVHQAPAFGEDDMNTCNAAGIEPVIPVDIDGKFTGLVPEYQGQLVFDANKDIIKDLKAAGRVVRHQTIEHSYPHSWRSGEPLIYMALPSWFVNVTEIRDRMVEVNQDIEWMPAHIRDGQFGKWLEGARDWNISRSRYWGSPIPAWVSDNDEYPRVDVYGSLDELEADFGVRPKSLHRPDIDELTRPNPDDPTGKSTMRRVTDVLDVWFDSGSMPFAQVHYPFENKEWFDTHAPADFIVEYIGQTRGWFYLLHVLSTALFDRPAFKKVVAHGIVLGDDGLKMSKSKGNYPNVNEVFDRDGSDAMRWFLMSSPILRGGNLIVTEKGIREGVRQAQLPMWNAYSFLQLYTSKNATWSVDSTDVLDRYILAKLHDLVAETQAALDGTDIAKACDLVRNFCDALTNWYVRRSRDRFWAGDEAHPEAFNTLYTVLETLTRVAAPLLPMTTEVIWRGLTGERSVHLTDFPSAESFPADADLVRTMDEIRGVCSAASSVRKAHKLRNRLPLPGLTVALPDSARLADFASIIRDEVNVKNVDLTSDVDSVGTFEVVVNAKVAGPRLGKDVQRVIKAVKAGNYTREGDVVVADGIELNEGEFTERLVAANPDSTAQIDGVDGLVVLDMEVTEELEAEGWAADAIRGLQDARKNSGFEVSDRISVVVSVPEDKKEWITTHADHIAAEVLATSFEIVTDALDGETHDIVAGVTAKVTKN; this comes from the coding sequence ATGTCTGAAGCCGTTGGCGGAGTTTACCCACAGGTTGATTTATCTGGTGGGTCATCCAGATTTCCAGAGATGGAAGAGAATGTACTGAGCTACTGGAAGAAGGATGACACCTTCCAGGCCAGCATCGATCAGCGCGATGGTGCTGAAGACTACGTCTTTTACGATGGCCCTCCTTTTGCAAACGGTCTGCCACACTACGGCCACCTACTGACTGGTTACGTCAAGGACATTGTTCCTCGCTACCAGACCATGCGTGGCTACCGCGTTCCTCGTGTCTTCGGTTGGGATACCCACGGTCTGCCAGCTGAACTTGAGGCTGAAAAGCAGCTCGGCATCAAGGACAAGGGCGAGATCGAGGCCATGGGTCTTGCCAAGTTCAACGAGTACTGTGCAACCTCCGTGTTGCAGTACACCAAGGAATGGGAAGAGTACGTCACCCGCCAGGCTCGTTGGGTGGACTTTGAAAACGGCTACAAGACCATGGACCTTTCTTTCATGGAGTCCGTGATCTGGGCGTTCAAGGAACTCTACGACAAGGGCCTGATCTACCAGGGTTTCCGCGTTCTTCCTTACTCCTGGGCAGAGCACACCCCACTGTCCAACCAGGAAACCCGACTGGATGACTCCTACAAGCTGCGCCAGGATCCAACCCTGACCGTCACGTTCCCAGTCACCGGTGTCGTCGAAGGTTCTTCTGCAAACGCTGGCCTGGTGGGAGCGTTGGCTCTTGCGTGGACGACTACCCCGTGGACCCTTCCATCCAACCTTGCGTTGGCTGTGAACCCAGCGGTGACCTACGCATTGGTTGAGGTTGCTGAAGACGGTGAGGCAGAATTCGTCGGCAAGCGTGTGCTTTTGGCTAAGGACCTCGTTGGTTCCTACGCCAAGGAACTCGGTGCTGAGGCTGTTATCGTTTCTGAGCACCCAGGCTCTGAACTGGTCGGACTGACCTACGAGCCAATCTTTGGATATTTCCGCGATCACGCGAACGGATTCCAGATCCTCGGTGCAGAGTACGTCACCACCGAAGACGGCACCGGTATCGTCCACCAGGCACCAGCTTTCGGTGAAGACGATATGAACACCTGTAACGCTGCCGGCATTGAGCCAGTCATCCCAGTGGACATCGACGGCAAGTTCACCGGTTTGGTTCCTGAATACCAAGGTCAGCTTGTTTTCGATGCCAACAAGGACATCATCAAGGACTTGAAGGCTGCAGGTCGCGTGGTTCGCCACCAGACCATCGAACACTCCTACCCACACTCTTGGCGTTCCGGTGAGCCACTGATCTACATGGCTCTGCCATCTTGGTTTGTGAATGTCACCGAAATCCGCGACCGCATGGTTGAGGTCAACCAGGACATCGAGTGGATGCCAGCGCACATCCGCGACGGCCAGTTCGGCAAGTGGCTAGAAGGTGCCCGCGACTGGAACATCTCCCGTTCCCGTTACTGGGGTTCACCAATTCCAGCATGGGTCTCCGACAACGACGAATACCCACGCGTTGATGTTTATGGTTCCCTCGATGAGCTTGAGGCTGACTTTGGCGTGCGTCCAAAGTCCCTGCACCGTCCAGACATCGATGAACTAACTCGTCCAAACCCAGACGATCCAACCGGCAAGTCCACCATGCGACGCGTCACCGATGTTTTGGACGTGTGGTTCGACTCCGGTTCCATGCCGTTTGCCCAGGTGCACTACCCATTCGAGAACAAAGAATGGTTTGATACCCACGCACCAGCAGACTTCATCGTGGAGTACATCGGTCAGACCCGCGGTTGGTTCTACCTGCTGCACGTGCTGTCCACCGCACTGTTTGACCGCCCAGCTTTCAAGAAGGTTGTCGCACACGGCATCGTCTTGGGTGATGACGGACTGAAGATGTCCAAGTCCAAGGGCAACTACCCGAACGTCAACGAGGTCTTCGACCGCGACGGTTCCGACGCCATGCGTTGGTTCCTCATGAGTTCCCCAATCCTGCGCGGCGGCAACTTGATTGTCACCGAAAAGGGCATCCGCGAAGGTGTGCGCCAAGCACAGCTTCCAATGTGGAACGCATACTCCTTCCTGCAGCTGTACACCTCCAAGAACGCAACCTGGTCAGTCGACTCCACTGACGTGCTGGACCGCTACATCCTGGCGAAGCTGCACGATTTGGTGGCAGAGACCCAGGCGGCACTCGACGGCACTGACATTGCAAAGGCTTGCGACTTGGTTCGTAACTTCTGTGATGCGTTGACCAACTGGTACGTGCGTCGTTCCCGCGACCGTTTCTGGGCTGGTGATGAAGCACACCCAGAGGCTTTCAACACCTTGTACACCGTGCTGGAAACCCTCACCCGCGTGGCAGCTCCACTGCTGCCAATGACCACCGAAGTGATCTGGCGTGGACTGACCGGCGAGCGTTCTGTGCACCTGACTGATTTCCCATCCGCTGAGTCTTTCCCAGCAGATGCTGATTTGGTTCGCACCATGGATGAGATCCGTGGCGTGTGCTCTGCGGCTTCCTCTGTTCGTAAGGCTCACAAGCTGCGTAACCGTCTGCCACTTCCAGGCCTGACTGTTGCTCTTCCAGACTCTGCTCGCCTGGCAGACTTCGCTTCGATCATCCGCGATGAGGTCAACGTGAAGAACGTGGATCTGACCTCTGACGTGGATTCCGTGGGAACCTTCGAGGTTGTTGTTAACGCTAAGGTTGCAGGTCCTCGCTTGGGCAAGGACGTCCAGCGCGTGATCAAGGCTGTGAAGGCTGGCAACTACACCCGCGAAGGCGACGTCGTTGTTGCCGATGGCATCGAGCTCAACGAGGGTGAATTCACCGAGCGTCTCGTAGCAGCAAACCCTGATTCCACCGCGCAGATCGACGGCGTGGATGGACTCGTGGTTCTGGACATGGAAGTCACGGAAGAACTTGAAGCAGAAGGCTGGGCAGCGGACGCGATCCGTGGCCTGCAGGATGCTCGAAAGAACTCCGGCTTTGAGGTTTCTGACCGCATTTCTGTTGTCGTCAGCGTTCCTGAGGACAAGAAGGAATGGATCACCACTCACGCTGATCACATCGCAGCGGAAGTTTTGGCAACCTCCTTTGAGATCGTCACTGATGCCCTCGACGGCGAAACCCACGACATTGTCGCTGGTGTGACCGCGAAGGTTACTAAGAACTAA